The DNA sequence AAAAAGCGTATTGGCACAAAGGTTACGCAACAGAAGCGGCAATTGCTTGCAAGGAATACGCTTTTTCAGTTCTTAATGCAAATAGGGTTTATTCTATTATTAGGGACACAAATATAGCCGCTCAAAAAGTTGCTGTTCGAAACGGTATGAATATTATTGATAAAGATACTAAGAATTTTAGGAATATAGATATGGAATTTCTTCTGTATTCTGTAGACCGAACAAAATGAGCAGGTGATATTGAAAAAGGTTTCCATGACGAACCCATATACTGTTTGAAATTGAGCTAACGGGAGACGATAGCTTAATAAACCGCCTTTCAAGCAAGGCGGTTTTCTTTTGGTTAAATATCAACATTAGAACATAACATAGCTTATACATTGTAAATAATTTCACTTAAAGTATAGGATGCTTATGTGGAATAAGAAGAGGAACCTTTTTGTAGCAGGGTTAGTATCTCTCTTTGTTGAAGTAACGAAGAGCAATAGCTGAATAAAGGATATCGTCTTTCTATTATTGAAGTAAAGGGCAGTTTAGTGGAGGAAGGAGCACATCCACTTAGTGCGTGGTAGACTCCTACTGTACAACAAGAAAGAAGGACGATAGTCATTAAATTGGAATCGTCCTTCTTCAATCCAGGGTTTGAAGATTGGTCAGAGAAAATGGTTAAATTTTCGTTCATCTAATGAGCAACGTTTTTGATCAATCTTTCTTTTAAAGCTACACAAATGACGTAAATTCACTTATTTGTGGATTTGATTCCTTTCCAACAGGAACCACAATTCTCGAGCCAGTTCGCTTGCAGGGACAGGCATTTTGTTATAGATCCACCACTCCACAATGCCTACAATCGCTGATGCCATGAATTGAACCAGGATTTCCTTATTTAGCCCTTTATTTATGTCGTCCATATTCAACTGGTCACGAATGCCTTTCATCATTAATTGGTGCATACGCTCCCGAAAGGAAGGCATCCCTTTACTGTTCAACATGCAAGAATAGAATAAGAAATGCTCTTCAAAATACTCTGTGGTCGAGAGAAGTGACTCGAAGGTAGGGACATGCGTCTGATCATGCCCTTGTGCTGTACAGACCCGCAGTAACTCAGTAAATTGTTCCTCGATGCACTTGTCTAGCAGATCAAACTTATCCAAGTAATGCAAATAAAAGGTGCCCCGATTTATGTTGGCCTTCTCCGATATGAGCTGAATTGTAATACTCTCAAAGTCTTTTTGAACCATGAGCTCAAAGAAGGCTTTTTTTATGGATTCTCGCGTTTTTAAGATTCTGCGATCCACGGATACCATTGCTCCCCCTTCAATAATAGACATTTATCGCAACTGTGTTGATTAATGAACAATCGCGGAATTATTAACGATTGTAGATCTCTGGGATACAATCTACAATTTTAATTGTACTGAACGAATGTTGATAAATCAACAGATGATAAATAACGAAAGGAGTACATTACATGAGGGCAATAGTAATCCACGAGTATGGAAATCCAGACGTACTGGTAGAACAGGAAGTGTCATTACCAACATGTAACGAAAATCAGGTTATTGTTGAGTTGCATACCGGTTCCGTAAATCCTGTCGATAGTAACATTCGGGCAGGTCGAGTACAGGAGGTTTTTCCGGTACACACATTTCCGCATGTTCTAGGACTGGACCTTGCAGGCATAGTTAGGGAAGTGGGGGCCAGTGTGAAACATTTTAAGATAGGAGATAGGGTGTTCGGTTTGGGGAGTTCAGGGGTTTACGCTGAATACGCGGTTGCTGAAGAGCACCAAATCGCAAAGCTGTCTCCTAATCATACATTCATTGAAGCGGGGGCATTACCTGCCGTTGCGCTCACAGCTTGGCATTCATTGTTCCGTTTTGGGGAGTTGAAGGTAGGCGAACGGGTACTCATCCATGGAGGGGCAGGCGGTGTGGGGCATGTAGCGATTCAAATGGCCAAGTTAACAGGCGCCTATGTTATCGCAACAGCAAGCTTGAGAAATCATGAGTTTATTCGTCAATTAGGCGCGGATGAGGTAATTGATTACGCCAATACTGATTTCTCTGAAGAAGTTAGAGACGTGGATATGGTGCTTGATTTCGTTGTTGGACTTGAACAAGAGAAAAATTGTAGGGTACTGAAGAAAGGTGGCAGGGTGGTTTCAATTGTAACTCCAGCCATTGCGGACATCGCTCAAGCATACGGTGTCGAAGGTAAGTTTGTAGTTGTCGACCCGAAACGTGATGAACTGGAGCTGATTGATCAGTGGGTACAGGAGCAAAAGTTAAAAGTACACATAAACGAGATATTTCCTTTGGATGAGTCAGCCTTGCGCAAGGCGCATCGTCAAATTGAGACAAAACATACCAGGGGGAAACTAGTAATTCAAATTCGAAACTAAGGCGAAAGGGCCGTCCCGCGAAGGGGCGGCCTTGAATCTTTCAAAAACTGTATTCGGGCGTTTTATTTAATTAAAATGCATGCAACACTATTTGAAGGATGAGTTAACCTCCGACAGAATAGCTGCTATTTTAATGGCTGGCATCAATGGTCGCTCAGTGAGATTCAGTAAATTACTTTTAGTATGCTTATGTTCTTGCGGCTTAGATCTTTTATGCCGCTGCGGGCAATGAAAAAATGATTTCATCTTGACACTCCACCATCTGATTTCTCTTATTCAATTATGCCGCTCTTTACTTCAACAAGGAGAGATACTTACCCTGCTACGAAAAGTTCCTCTTCTTATTCCACATAAGGGGTTGTTGTTTCCGATAATAAAAAGGTTTTAGGGTACAATTTTGCTTTATGGGGTGGAGAACATAAACAAGATTAGTTCAACTTCAACTACTGTTAGTTCACTAGCGATTATATTTAAAAAGGCTTAAAGAATAAATTTTCTCTAAGCCTTTTTTCGTGTGAATTATAATGGAAATACGGTGTGAAAAATATGCGGTTTACTTTGTGATTGAAGTTGTGATTTACTGTTTTGCACACATGAAGTAAACCCGTTAAAAAACCTAGCTTAGTTTTTTTCTGTAAGTATAGAATATAGTTTGATGTCACAGTGTTTTCCTTTTATAAACATGCTTTGCCGTAGGACACCTTCACATGTCATCCCTATCTTTTCAAGAACTTTCTGCGACCCAAGATTTTCGGTCAGGCATCTCGCTTGAATACGAACAAGGTCCATCTGTGTAAAACCAAAGCGAATGACGGCAGAGGCGGCTTCTGTCATGATGCCTTTCTTCCAGTAGTCAGGGGAAAGGGCAAAGCCAATTTCAGCCACTTTATGTTCAGGTTGCCACCAGACGAAATCAATCGTACCGATAAGTGTTTTTGTTTCTTTAAGCTCGATACCCCAAGGAGTTATTTCGTTTTTGGCATACTTACTTTCAATGAATTTAATAAAATCAACCGTATCAAGCAAGGTTCGGTGTGTATCCCAAGTCACAAATTTAGTTACCTCTGGTTTGGAGGCATAAGCAAACATTGACTCAGCGTCATCCATTGTTATTTTCCGTAAAATGAGCCGCTCTGTTTCAAGCTGAGGAAGCTCACTATAAATATCTTCAATTTTCATTGCCACACCGCCTTACTCGGGATTGCGGATTTGTACTTTGTTCTCATCACGATGATACGTAAAAAAGGAATCAACTAAATGGTCCAGGCGCTCAAGCTTTTCCTCATATTCGATGACGTGCGTAAGGATCGGGAGGCTATGAAGCCAATATGTTCGGTCTACGCCTTCCTCATGATAAAGCTCCATGAAATAATCTGTCAGTTGAGCTTTTCCTTCTGTAATTTCTCTTAGCATTTCTTCATTGGCTTGGCCGGTTACCTTACCGGCGTAACGAAGTAAAATCCGGTCATGATAGGCCATCAGCAATTCTACCCTGTCTTTTAAAATCGATAGCAGTTCATCTGGTAATTGCTGTATTTCAATGTCACGTCGTTCTAGATTTTTTAAGAGGAAGAGTGCTTTTTTCGAGGTCGCGATCATTTGTCTGAATAACACAACCTTGCGCGCTTTTCCGTATTTATTTTTTAAAAAGTAATTTCGTTCCTCTTTATAAAGAAGGTAAAGGTTTTCGAGTTTGACCATCTTCTCGTTAAGGCGACCAATGTCTTTTTTCAAAGCATTGTTGTCTGCATCTTTCCGAAGAAGCAAGGATATCCATTGGTTAATTTGTTCGCTGTTTTCAACAATTTTATAGTATAGCTTCGTTTCATAACGAGGTGGAATGAATAAAAGATTGACTAAAAATGCCGATAACACTCCAACTAAAATTAACAAGAAACGATAAAAAGCAAACTCGCTAAAATTATCTGCAGGGCTTTCCATGATGACAATAATTGTGACGATCGCAAGCGGAATCGTTGTTGCTTCAAGCTTCAACTTCATAATAATTGCAATCGCGATAATAACGACGACCCCAATTACAAACGGGTCGTGTCCAAAGGTTAATACAAAAATCACTGCTAGCACTGCCCCAAGAACATTGGCTTGTACTTGTTCAAGAATCGTTTGCGCACTTCGATATATCGAAGGCTGAATCGCAAACGTGGCTGCTAAAGCCGCAAACATAGGAGGCTCAAGTCCAAAAAACATAGCTAAATACATGGCAACGACAATGGCTAGACCGGTTTTGAAAATACGTGCACCTAACTTCATGAATACATAAGTCCTTTCATTGGAGATATAAACTATTTCGCACTACATAGTGACATTCCCTTTATTTCAAAAAACAAATCAAAGGTTAGGGACTACCTATACTATGAAAGGTTCTTAGTAATTATTCTTGGCAAAAGGAGTGAAAAAAAGACGTAGTATGGAAAAGGAAGGCACTGAAAAGGGACATACCAACTTTTTCAATGCCTTTGATTATGGTTGCAACTGTAAAAATTAAAAACCGAACTTTTTCAGTGCCCTCATGGAAAAGTGGTAGGGAAGGTGAGAGAAAATAAAAAAGCTAAGCGCGACGTAAGAAGTGCTCTTAGCTTTTTCATAAAAAATAAGTATAAAAAATTTAGATGCTCATAGATGTCTTTTATGCTAGAACAGGTAGGATGATGGCTTCGCTCACTGCGCGTATATTAATAAGAAGTACACTTATTAATATACTTTCAAGAGAGGGCAGTGGCTTCGTACATCGCAATTAGTCAAAGACGGCTTTGTCGTTTTTCTTATGAGATTTATCTTAGAAAATATTAAATAAGGTTCAGTAAGATAAGCGAGCTTCCTATAGCTAGGGCAACAATGAACACCTTCCATATTTGCCATTTGAATTTGAACAACAACACAAGCATGATGATGGCAATGGCAATGCTTCCGATATCATGAAAGACATCTAACGATAATCGAATTAGAAAACTTGCGATAAGACCAACGACAGCGGCACTCACTCCTGCTAAGTAAACGGTTAGCTTTTTGTTTTCTCTTATTTTATCGAAATAAGGAGCACCTATTAGTACTAATAAAAAGGCTGGCAAAAAGATAAAAAAGGTTGCTAGTGTGGCTCCCCAAAAACCATAGGCGGCGAATCCAACAAACGCCGCTACCATAATAGTTGGACCAGGTGTAAGTTCGTTAATGGCTAATCCATCAATATACTGTTCTGTTGTGAGCCATCCAAAATTATCAACGGCTTCAAATTGCAAAAGAGCTAACACCGTATAAGCTCCACCAAAGCTCAACGCTCCAATCTTTAAGAATAAAAGAGAAAGGTTAGTTGGTATAGAAGCAGTCGCGACGGATGCTCCTACTATTAATGGCAGACTGTTCACGCTTAGCGCGGAATTATTTGTTGAACGACTGATTATCATATACACAAATCCCATCACTAGAAGTAATAGAATTAAATCAAATTGAGTAATAAATGCTAAGGTTATCATGAGAATCGTAATCAATAGTTTTTTTCGGTCTTGTAGCACTCCAAATTTGTTTGAGATACGGTAAAGGCTAAATAATACAATCGCCACCATCGCTGGCTTAACACCATATAATAAACCTTGAGCGATTTCAGAAGTGGCTGCATATTGAAAGTAAGCCCAAGCTAAAACCGTTATTAAAAAGAAGTTAGGCAACATAAAGCCAAGTCCAGCTAAAAACCCACCAACATAACCACGTTGTCTATATCCGACATACATGCAAAGTTCAGCTGCCTCAGGTCCTGGTAACATCCCACAAACAGCAAAGGCATCTCGGAAGCGGTCGTTGTCAATCCATTTTTTCTTTTCTACAGCATGCTCGTGAATGATTTGAATTTGTGCAGCAGGCCCACCCCATCCTTGTAATCCGATAAGGATATAAGTCCAAAAGATAGTCCATAAACTAGGTTTCTCCATATTTATTCTCTCCCACTTATCATTGCATATAAAGCATCATAAATAATGAACCCTTTTTCCAACGCTTCATCATCATCTTTGCTACATAAGCTAATCCCATCACAAATAAAATCAAGCCCAGGTGCGACAGGTTCCAAAAATACTTCTTTTACTGTATCTGCTTCATCCACAATTTGGGCCATTTCTTTTAGAATGGCATCTTCTAAGCTGTAATCCTCGAGAAGAGAATAAAATGAACATCGACCGTCTCTATGAGAAAACTCTGCCCCAGGGATGTCAAACCCCTTTGTTCCTTCAGGAATCGTCTGTTCTCCTTCAGGTATGAAAAAAAATTCCGCATCCTGATCAATAAAATTTTTAATGAGCCATCCACAAGCCATTCGGTCGACTCCGATGTTTTTCCATGTAACCCACTTCATGTTTGACCACTCCTTTTTTCAATTAGTTTCTCACGTACAGCTACTTCCAATGGGGACTTGAAGTAATCCGTTTTCCTAATCCGTTGATACTTCTTAGCCAGAGAAACCAAATCATTGCTTCCTTCATCTACCTGTTTTAAAAGCTCCATATAACTTTCATTCACTAGCTCAATAAATAAATGCTGTAAATCTTCATGAGACATTCCAAAGAGAAGCTGAGACTGCCACATCGTCGCTTCTCCTCCTAGCTCCTTAATCTCGACAGTTAACCATTGAAATTGTTCATATGTATAAGGGGTGTTTGGTAGAAGCCATATTGCATCATGTAATTGAATCGAACCCAGGCTTTTTAGTTTCCTCCAGATTTTTACTCGAGGAGAACTGGGTTTTCTTGGCATTTTATAAGTGAGGTGTAACCAGTTACTCATCTTTCTACCTCCGTTAATTGTAACCATGGTTACATTATATTCTAGAATAAAACAGTTGAACAGTGCGGATTTATTGTTAACCTATTTGACATACAAGGTTAACGATTATACTATATTGTTAACCTTTCGAATGAATAGGTTGACATTAGAAACATGTAAGGTGAAATATGATGGACAATAGTAGATTTTATAGTGTGAGAATGAGAGCGTCTGAGAATCAATCACATGAAAAGGGAGGGAAACATATTTCTGGAGGAGAGCTCATCTCTTCTTATCAAGACCTCAAAAAGTCAGTTGATTTTTTACTAGAAAAGGCACTAACCCACTCAAGAGGAAAACCTGATTTCTTGCAAATTCAGTGTGAGTTGATTGACCAACCGATTACCCAAGTTCCACCCCTTACTGTAAAAACAATTGAAGTGTCTTCTGTTGAAGAAGGTCAACAAAAGGCAAGGAAGTTACTTGAACAAGCCGGAGTCTCAAAACAGGTCATTGAAAAAGCCTATGCGCAAATTCCTGATGAAGCTGTCAGAGGAGCTATTTTAATAGACTGTCATACAGGAAAGCGAATCGATGGAAGAAAAGACCGAGGCGTTCGTGTTTCAAGAATGGATTGGGAACGAGTGAATTTTGAAAAATGGGTGAAAGCAAAGGCACTGCCACTCAATCAAAGAATAAAAGAAGCGCTTGTGCTTGCGACTAAAGTGTCAACTCATCAAGCCACAGTTGCAGAATTATGCTGGTCTGATGACCCCGAGTATGTGACAGGCTATGTCGCTAGTAAAACATTAGGATATCAACGAATTACAAAGCTAAAACCGTACGGTGATGAGAGAGGTTGCCGCATTTTTTTTGTGGATACGTCCTATGACCTCGATACATATATAACATATTTAGAAAAACAACCAATGTTCATTCAGTGGGAGGAAGATGATGTCACAAGACCTAATCGAAAAAAGTAGAAAATATTTATGGCTACCGTTTACTCAAATGAAAGATTATGATGAACATCCATTAATTATTGAAAGTGGAGAAGGAATCAAAGTAAAGGATGTGAACGGCAAGGAATATTATGATGGCTTTTCCTCAGTATGGTTAAATGTCCATGGCCACCGAAAACAAGAGTTAGACGATGCAATTAAACGACAGCTTGAAAAGATTGCTCATTCCACATTGTTGGGAATGACAAATATACCAGCAACCGAGCTTGCAGAACGACTTGTTGCACTTTCGCCTGAAAAGCTAACAAGAGTTTTCTATTCTGATAGTGGTGCTGAAGCGATGGAAATCGCCTTAAAGATGGCCTTTCAATATTGGAAGAATATCGGAAGGCCTGAGAAGCAAAAGTTCATCTCGATGCAAAATGGCTATCACGGCGATACGATCGGGGCAGTCAGTGTCGGTTCGATTGACCTTTTTCACCATGTGTATGGGCCATTAATGTTTGATAGTTTTAAAGCTCCAATTCCATATGTTTATCGTTCTGAAAGCAATAAACCTGAGGTTTGTAGGGATGATTGCTTAAAGCAGTTAGAGCATCTGTTAATTGAACACCACGATACCATTGCCGCACTCTCGATAGAATCAATGGTCCAAGGCGCTGCTGGAATGATCGTCATGCCTGAGGGGTTTTTATCCGGTGTTCGAAAGCTATGTACAAAATACGAGGTTCTTATGATTGTCGATGAAGTTGCGACAGGATTTGGTCGCACCGGAAAAATGTTTGCATGTGAGCATGAAGGCGTTCAGCCGGATTTAATGGCGGCTGGAAAAGGAATCACAGGAGGATATTTACCGATAGCTGTTACGTTTACGACAGAAGAAATCTATCAAGCGTTTTATGATGATTACAGCACATTAAAGACCTTTTTTCACGGTCATTCCTATACAGGAAATCAGCTTGGCTGTGCTGTGGCTATTGAGAATTTACGCTTATTTGAACAAGACCAAATTATCAAACAGGTTACTCAAAAGGCACAAATTTTACACGAGTTGTTGCAACCGTTAATGGAGTTGGCACATGTAGGTGACATTAGACAGTTAGGATTCATGTGTGGGATTGAGCTTGTTCAATCAAAAGAAACAAAAGAGAGTTTTCCCAAAACAGGAAGAATCGGCTATCAGGTGTCGTTAAAAATGAGAGAGCTCGGAATGCTAACAAGACCGATGGGGGATGTACTGGTCTTCATGCCACCGTTAGTCAGTACAGCAGAAGAACTTCAAGCCATGGTCAACATTATAAAACGAGCGATTGAAGAGGTTACAGAACGTGAGCTTTGACCACTGGATCCACGAAAGAATGGAAAACAGAAAAAGAGCTGGTTTATATCGCGAATTAAGGACGATGAACACCGCCCCTTTGCCACACATGCTCGTGAACGAGAAAGAGCAACTTGTGTTTTCCTCAAATAACTACTTAGGATTAGCCAATCACCCAGTCTTAATGGAA is a window from the Bacillus alkalicellulosilyticus genome containing:
- a CDS encoding GNAT family N-acetyltransferase, whose amino-acid sequence is MKIEDIYSELPQLETERLILRKITMDDAESMFAYASKPEVTKFVTWDTHRTLLDTVDFIKFIESKYAKNEITPWGIELKETKTLIGTIDFVWWQPEHKVAEIGFALSPDYWKKGIMTEAASAVIRFGFTQMDLVRIQARCLTENLGSQKVLEKIGMTCEGVLRQSMFIKGKHCDIKLYSILTEKN
- a CDS encoding TetR/AcrR family transcriptional regulator — its product is MVSVDRRILKTRESIKKAFFELMVQKDFESITIQLISEKANINRGTFYLHYLDKFDLLDKCIEEQFTELLRVCTAQGHDQTHVPTFESLLSTTEYFEEHFLFYSCMLNSKGMPSFRERMHQLMMKGIRDQLNMDDINKGLNKEILVQFMASAIVGIVEWWIYNKMPVPASELARELWFLLERNQIHK
- a CDS encoding chromate resistance protein ChrB domain-containing protein yields the protein MKWVTWKNIGVDRMACGWLIKNFIDQDAEFFFIPEGEQTIPEGTKGFDIPGAEFSHRDGRCSFYSLLEDYSLEDAILKEMAQIVDEADTVKEVFLEPVAPGLDFICDGISLCSKDDDEALEKGFIIYDALYAMISGRE
- the chrA gene encoding chromate efflux transporter, with product MEKPSLWTIFWTYILIGLQGWGGPAAQIQIIHEHAVEKKKWIDNDRFRDAFAVCGMLPGPEAAELCMYVGYRQRGYVGGFLAGLGFMLPNFFLITVLAWAYFQYAATSEIAQGLLYGVKPAMVAIVLFSLYRISNKFGVLQDRKKLLITILMITLAFITQFDLILLLLVMGFVYMIISRSTNNSALSVNSLPLIVGASVATASIPTNLSLLFLKIGALSFGGAYTVLALLQFEAVDNFGWLTTEQYIDGLAINELTPGPTIMVAAFVGFAAYGFWGATLATFFIFLPAFLLVLIGAPYFDKIRENKKLTVYLAGVSAAVVGLIASFLIRLSLDVFHDIGSIAIAIIMLVLLFKFKWQIWKVFIVALAIGSSLILLNLI
- the bioA gene encoding adenosylmethionine--8-amino-7-oxononanoate transaminase; translated protein: MSQDLIEKSRKYLWLPFTQMKDYDEHPLIIESGEGIKVKDVNGKEYYDGFSSVWLNVHGHRKQELDDAIKRQLEKIAHSTLLGMTNIPATELAERLVALSPEKLTRVFYSDSGAEAMEIALKMAFQYWKNIGRPEKQKFISMQNGYHGDTIGAVSVGSIDLFHHVYGPLMFDSFKAPIPYVYRSESNKPEVCRDDCLKQLEHLLIEHHDTIAALSIESMVQGAAGMIVMPEGFLSGVRKLCTKYEVLMIVDEVATGFGRTGKMFACEHEGVQPDLMAAGKGITGGYLPIAVTFTTEEIYQAFYDDYSTLKTFFHGHSYTGNQLGCAVAIENLRLFEQDQIIKQVTQKAQILHELLQPLMELAHVGDIRQLGFMCGIELVQSKETKESFPKTGRIGYQVSLKMRELGMLTRPMGDVLVFMPPLVSTAEELQAMVNIIKRAIEEVTEREL
- the bioW gene encoding 6-carboxyhexanoate--CoA ligase, with the translated sequence MDNSRFYSVRMRASENQSHEKGGKHISGGELISSYQDLKKSVDFLLEKALTHSRGKPDFLQIQCELIDQPITQVPPLTVKTIEVSSVEEGQQKARKLLEQAGVSKQVIEKAYAQIPDEAVRGAILIDCHTGKRIDGRKDRGVRVSRMDWERVNFEKWVKAKALPLNQRIKEALVLATKVSTHQATVAELCWSDDPEYVTGYVASKTLGYQRITKLKPYGDERGCRIFFVDTSYDLDTYITYLEKQPMFIQWEEDDVTRPNRKK
- a CDS encoding Chromate resistance protein ChrB, which produces MSNWLHLTYKMPRKPSSPRVKIWRKLKSLGSIQLHDAIWLLPNTPYTYEQFQWLTVEIKELGGEATMWQSQLLFGMSHEDLQHLFIELVNESYMELLKQVDEGSNDLVSLAKKYQRIRKTDYFKSPLEVAVREKLIEKRSGQT
- a CDS encoding FUSC family protein, whose protein sequence is MKLGARIFKTGLAIVVAMYLAMFFGLEPPMFAALAATFAIQPSIYRSAQTILEQVQANVLGAVLAVIFVLTFGHDPFVIGVVVIIAIAIIMKLKLEATTIPLAIVTIIVIMESPADNFSEFAFYRFLLILVGVLSAFLVNLLFIPPRYETKLYYKIVENSEQINQWISLLLRKDADNNALKKDIGRLNEKMVKLENLYLLYKEERNYFLKNKYGKARKVVLFRQMIATSKKALFLLKNLERRDIEIQQLPDELLSILKDRVELLMAYHDRILLRYAGKVTGQANEEMLREITEGKAQLTDYFMELYHEEGVDRTYWLHSLPILTHVIEYEEKLERLDHLVDSFFTYHRDENKVQIRNPE
- a CDS encoding NADP-dependent oxidoreductase, with the protein product MRAIVIHEYGNPDVLVEQEVSLPTCNENQVIVELHTGSVNPVDSNIRAGRVQEVFPVHTFPHVLGLDLAGIVREVGASVKHFKIGDRVFGLGSSGVYAEYAVAEEHQIAKLSPNHTFIEAGALPAVALTAWHSLFRFGELKVGERVLIHGGAGGVGHVAIQMAKLTGAYVIATASLRNHEFIRQLGADEVIDYANTDFSEEVRDVDMVLDFVVGLEQEKNCRVLKKGGRVVSIVTPAIADIAQAYGVEGKFVVVDPKRDELELIDQWVQEQKLKVHINEIFPLDESALRKAHRQIETKHTRGKLVIQIRN